From the genome of Bacteroides sp. MSB163, one region includes:
- the rodA gene encoding rod shape-determining protein RodA, whose amino-acid sequence MVTRRDSIWKSLDWVTICVYLILIVFGWFSVCGASYDYGDRDFWDFSTRAGKQLVWIICSFGLGFVLLMLEDDIYDMFAYLIYIALAILLVVTIFIAPDTKGSRSWLVMGPVSLQPAEFAKFATALALAKYMNSYSFTMKNWKNILMMVFLILFPMILIILQRETGSALVYIAFFLVLYREGMPGVVLFSGVCAVVYFVVGIRFDQVFIADTPTPIGEFAVLSMVLLSAAGMVWVYKKKWEPVHNILLVTIGVLLIAYFISEYVIPFNLVWVQWGLCVLVVGYLIFLSLSERHLSYFLIGMFAIGSIGFLYSSDYFFNKVLEPHQQIRIKVVLGMEEDLAGAGYNVNQSKIAIGSGGLTGKGFLNGTQTKLKYVPEQDTDFIFCTVGEEEGFIGSTAVLLLFLILILRLIAVAERQPSTFGRVYGYSVVSIFLFHLFINVGMVLGLTPVIGIPLPFFSYGGSSLWGFTILLFIFLRIDAGRKKRLSAF is encoded by the coding sequence ATGGTGACGAGGAGAGATAGTATATGGAAATCACTGGATTGGGTGACGATCTGTGTTTACTTGATTCTGATTGTATTCGGTTGGTTTAGCGTTTGCGGGGCAAGCTATGATTATGGCGACCGTGACTTCTGGGATTTCTCCACTCGTGCAGGTAAGCAACTGGTTTGGATTATCTGCTCTTTCGGATTAGGGTTTGTGCTGTTGATGCTTGAAGATGATATTTATGATATGTTTGCCTATCTGATTTATATAGCACTTGCCATCTTACTTGTGGTCACTATCTTTATAGCCCCTGATACGAAGGGGTCGAGGTCGTGGCTGGTCATGGGGCCGGTAAGTTTGCAGCCGGCTGAGTTTGCCAAGTTTGCTACGGCGCTGGCTCTTGCCAAGTATATGAATTCCTATTCGTTCACCATGAAGAACTGGAAGAATATCCTGATGATGGTTTTCCTTATTCTGTTTCCGATGATACTTATTATCTTGCAGCGGGAGACTGGCTCAGCGTTGGTATATATTGCTTTCTTTTTGGTTCTGTATCGGGAGGGGATGCCGGGTGTGGTACTGTTTTCCGGAGTGTGCGCGGTCGTTTATTTTGTGGTAGGTATTCGTTTTGATCAGGTGTTTATTGCCGATACGCCGACGCCGATAGGGGAGTTTGCTGTACTTTCGATGGTCTTGCTGTCTGCGGCAGGAATGGTGTGGGTTTATAAGAAGAAATGGGAACCGGTACACAATATATTGTTAGTTACCATTGGAGTGTTGTTAATCGCTTATTTTATATCGGAATATGTGATTCCGTTTAATTTGGTTTGGGTGCAATGGGGACTGTGTGTGCTGGTAGTTGGGTACCTTATTTTCCTTTCGTTAAGTGAACGCCATCTTAGTTATTTCCTGATAGGTATGTTTGCTATCGGTTCTATCGGTTTCTTATATTCCAGTGATTACTTCTTTAATAAAGTATTGGAGCCTCACCAGCAGATACGTATCAAGGTGGTATTGGGTATGGAAGAAGATTTGGCTGGTGCCGGATACAATGTCAACCAGTCGAAGATAGCTATCGGTTCCGGTGGTCTGACAGGAAAGGGATTCCTAAACGGTACTCAGACTAAACTGAAATATGTGCCCGAACAAGATACGGACTTTATTTTCTGTACGGTAGGTGAAGAAGAAGGGTTTATAGGTTCTACTGCCGTGCTACTCTTATTCCTTATATTAATACTCCGTCTGATTGCTGTGGCGGAGCGGCAACCATCTACTTTTGGTCGGGTCTATGGGTACTCGGTTGTTAGTATATTCCTGTTCCACCTATTTATTAATGTAGGTATGGTGCTGGGATTGACACCTGTGATTGGTATTCCTCTGCCATTCTTTAGTTATGGCGGTTCTTCGCTTTGGGGATTCACCATTTTGTTGTTCATCTTCCTGAGGATTGATGCAGGACGCAAGAAGAGACTGTCAGCGTTTTAA
- a CDS encoding gliding motility lipoprotein GldH, giving the protein MKNLLKNKTSLLKSLILLFIASFYTACDEQTVYHSFQSLPTEGWQRNDTLFFNVSVADSATLYNVSVEVRNRNNYPYQNLPLLIYYDSPEVPNIKRDTLELQLADNAGIWLGDGWGGLYQSTLPAGFIRIGKAGEYRFKIIHLLPDEVLPGINDVGIKLKR; this is encoded by the coding sequence ATGAAAAACCTGCTCAAGAATAAAACATCTCTCCTGAAGAGTTTAATACTGCTGTTCATCGCAAGCTTCTACACAGCCTGCGATGAACAGACTGTATATCATTCTTTTCAATCCCTGCCAACGGAAGGCTGGCAGCGGAATGACACATTATTCTTCAATGTTTCGGTTGCAGACTCCGCTACACTCTACAATGTATCCGTAGAAGTGAGAAACCGGAACAATTATCCGTATCAGAATCTGCCCTTGCTCATCTACTACGACAGTCCGGAAGTCCCAAATATCAAGCGGGATACATTGGAACTGCAACTTGCTGACAATGCAGGTATTTGGTTAGGAGATGGCTGGGGTGGGTTATATCAATCAACTCTTCCAGCAGGTTTCATCCGTATTGGAAAAGCCGGGGAATACCGCTTCAAAATTATACACCTTCTACCGGATGAAGTTCTTCCCGGTATCAATGATGTAGGAATCAAATTAAAACGCTGA
- a CDS encoding PSP1 domain-containing protein, protein MDFKLHNGSGGLCCKSCGKQDKQLNTYDWLADIPGNGEESDLVEVQFKNTRKGYFRNSNHIPLEKGDIVAVEATPGHDIGVVTLTGRLVPLQMRKANIKSEADIKRIYRKAKQVDMDKYNEAKGREHDTMIRARQIALNLNLNMKIGDVEYQGDGNKAIFYYIADERVDFRQLIKVLADAFHVRIEMKQIGARQEAGRIGGIGPCGRELCCATWMTSFVSVSTSAARYQDISLNPQKLAGQCAKLKCCLNYEVDCYVEAQKRLPSREIELETKDGTFYFFKADILSNQITYSTDKNIPANLVTISGKRAFEIIGMNKRGTKPESLVEEARQVEPKKPIDLLEQESLTRFDRSRKGKNGGENNGGGNGNGGNNNRKKKKKGNPNQPGDQQSRPRPQSEPRSQGAPRPQGEQPRQQGSQPRQQDDQVRRYKQKNRERGDGQRVDRGPRPNNPPRPKGEKPAGNEKPAQE, encoded by the coding sequence ATGGATTTTAAACTACATAACGGAAGCGGAGGTCTCTGCTGCAAAAGTTGCGGCAAGCAAGACAAGCAACTGAATACCTACGACTGGCTGGCCGACATTCCCGGAAACGGGGAAGAAAGCGACCTGGTAGAAGTTCAGTTCAAGAATACCCGCAAAGGATATTTCCGCAATAGTAACCATATACCTCTTGAAAAGGGCGACATCGTGGCCGTAGAAGCAACACCGGGACATGACATCGGTGTAGTGACCCTAACCGGACGCCTTGTTCCGCTACAAATGCGAAAAGCTAACATCAAGTCTGAGGCTGATATCAAGCGCATCTATCGCAAAGCCAAGCAGGTAGATATGGACAAATATAATGAAGCCAAAGGACGCGAGCATGACACCATGATACGTGCCCGGCAGATTGCCCTCAACCTGAATCTCAACATGAAAATCGGTGATGTGGAATATCAGGGAGACGGCAACAAAGCTATTTTCTATTATATTGCCGATGAGCGTGTGGACTTCCGCCAGCTGATCAAAGTATTGGCAGATGCTTTCCATGTCCGCATTGAAATGAAGCAAATTGGCGCACGTCAGGAAGCCGGACGAATCGGCGGTATCGGCCCTTGCGGACGCGAGCTCTGCTGTGCCACCTGGATGACTTCCTTCGTGTCAGTATCCACAAGTGCCGCTCGTTATCAGGATATTTCTCTCAATCCGCAAAAACTGGCAGGACAATGTGCCAAACTGAAATGCTGTCTCAACTATGAAGTGGACTGCTATGTGGAAGCTCAGAAACGTCTTCCTTCCAGAGAGATCGAGTTGGAAACCAAAGACGGTACTTTCTATTTCTTTAAGGCAGATATTCTAAGCAATCAGATAACCTACTCTACCGACAAGAACATTCCTGCCAATCTGGTAACAATCAGTGGTAAGCGTGCATTTGAAATCATCGGTATGAACAAACGGGGCACTAAGCCAGAAAGTCTTGTAGAAGAAGCACGCCAGGTGGAACCCAAGAAGCCGATAGATTTGTTGGAACAGGAAAGCTTAACCCGCTTCGACCGTAGTCGTAAAGGTAAAAATGGCGGAGAAAATAACGGTGGCGGAAATGGAAACGGCGGTAATAACAACCGCAAGAAAAAGAAAAAAGGAAATCCGAATCAACCTGGAGATCAACAATCCAGACCACGCCCACAAAGTGAACCACGCTCACAAGGTGCCCCCAGACCACAAGGCGAGCAACCGAGGCAACAAGGGAGCCAACCCAGACAACAAGACGATCAGGTCAGACGCTACAAGCAAAAAAATCGAGAACGAGGAGATGGACAACGTGTTGATAGAGGTCCCAGACCCAACAATCCACCCAGACCAAAAGGAGAGAAACCAGCCGGAAATGAAAAACCTGCTCAAGAATAA
- a CDS encoding ATP-binding protein yields MFFKEVIGQEAAKQRLRQEVQEGRIPHAQLFCGPSGVGKLPLAMAYARYICCPNRTDTDACGTCPSCIKWNKLVHPDVHFVFPIVKKGKKEVCDDYIADWRHLVLNSPYFSLNHWLNEMDAENGQAIIYAKESDEIVRKLSLKSSEGGYKVTIVWLPEKMHVVCANKLLKLLEEPPEKTVFLLISETPDMILPTILSRTQRFNIRKIKEADIANALQQKYGVRPNDSFTLAHLANGDFIKALETIHLNEENELFFELFVSLMRLSYQRKIREMKQWSEQLAGMGRERQKNFLTYAQRMIRENFIYNLHCKEMNYMTLPEQNFATRFSPFINERNVMGMMDELSEAQIHIEQNVNARMVFFDFSLKMIVLLKQ; encoded by the coding sequence GTGTTTTTCAAAGAGGTAATAGGACAAGAAGCAGCCAAACAGCGACTCCGGCAGGAAGTGCAAGAGGGGCGTATTCCTCATGCTCAGCTCTTCTGCGGTCCATCGGGAGTGGGAAAACTTCCGTTGGCAATGGCTTATGCCCGTTACATCTGTTGCCCGAACCGTACAGATACAGACGCCTGTGGCACTTGTCCCTCCTGCATAAAGTGGAATAAGCTGGTACATCCGGATGTACATTTCGTCTTTCCCATCGTAAAAAAAGGAAAGAAAGAAGTGTGCGACGATTACATAGCTGACTGGCGCCACCTGGTGCTGAACAGCCCTTATTTCAGTCTCAACCACTGGCTAAACGAGATGGATGCTGAAAACGGGCAAGCCATCATCTATGCAAAGGAGAGTGACGAGATAGTACGTAAACTCAGTCTGAAATCGAGCGAAGGTGGCTACAAGGTTACTATCGTCTGGCTACCGGAGAAAATGCACGTAGTTTGTGCCAACAAGTTATTGAAGCTTCTGGAAGAGCCTCCCGAAAAGACAGTATTCTTATTGATATCCGAAACTCCGGACATGATACTGCCGACAATCCTAAGCCGTACGCAACGTTTCAACATCCGTAAAATAAAAGAAGCGGATATTGCCAATGCCTTGCAACAGAAATACGGCGTACGCCCTAATGATAGTTTCACCTTGGCGCATCTTGCCAACGGTGACTTTATCAAAGCATTGGAAACCATCCACCTGAACGAAGAAAACGAACTGTTCTTTGAACTCTTTGTCAGTCTCATGCGTCTTTCCTATCAACGGAAGATACGTGAAATGAAGCAATGGAGTGAGCAACTGGCAGGCATGGGGCGCGAACGACAGAAGAACTTCCTGACATACGCCCAGCGTATGATACGTGAGAATTTCATCTATAACCTGCATTGCAAAGAAATGAATTACATGACTTTGCCCGAACAAAATTTTGCCACCCGTTTTTCCCCTTTTATCAACGAACGGAATGTAATGGGAATGATGGATGAATTGAGCGAAGCGCAAATACATATTGAGCAAAATGTAAATGCAAGGATGGTCTTTTTTGATTTTTCATTGAAAATGATAGTTCTACTGAAACAGTAG
- the metF gene encoding methylenetetrahydrofolate reductase [NAD(P)H], whose amino-acid sequence MRIIDLIHSNEKTAFSFEILPPLKGTGIEKLYETIDTLREFDPKYINITTHRSEYVYKDLGNGLFQRNRLRRRPGTVAVAAAIQNRYNITVVPHLLCSGFTREETEYVLLDLQFLGITDLLVLRGDKAKHESVFTPEGDGYHHATELQEQINNFNKGIFVDGSEMKVTNTPFSYGVACYPEKHEEAPNIDTDIYWLKKKMEAGAEYAVTQLFYDNQKYFDFVERARKAGVTIPIIPGIKPFKKISQISMIPKTFKVDLPEELTCEAMKCKTDEEAKQVGIEWCVKQCKELVEHGVPSIHFYSIGAVDSIKEVAKLVY is encoded by the coding sequence ATGAGAATTATCGACCTGATACATAGCAACGAGAAGACAGCTTTCTCTTTTGAAATACTGCCACCGCTGAAAGGCACAGGCATCGAAAAGCTGTACGAAACCATAGATACTTTGCGGGAATTTGACCCGAAATACATCAATATCACTACACATCGCAGCGAATATGTGTACAAAGATCTGGGAAACGGTTTGTTTCAGCGCAATCGCTTGCGCCGCCGCCCAGGGACTGTTGCCGTAGCTGCCGCTATCCAAAACAGATATAATATTACTGTAGTTCCGCATCTTCTTTGCAGTGGTTTCACCCGCGAAGAGACGGAATATGTACTGCTCGATCTGCAATTCCTGGGTATTACCGACTTACTGGTGTTACGTGGGGATAAAGCAAAACATGAGTCCGTCTTCACTCCCGAAGGCGATGGCTACCACCATGCTACTGAATTGCAAGAACAAATCAATAACTTCAATAAAGGTATCTTCGTAGATGGCTCGGAAATGAAAGTGACCAATACACCATTTTCCTATGGTGTGGCGTGTTATCCCGAAAAACACGAAGAAGCTCCCAATATTGACACTGATATCTACTGGCTGAAAAAGAAAATGGAAGCCGGTGCAGAATATGCCGTTACACAACTTTTCTATGATAACCAGAAATACTTCGACTTCGTAGAACGTGCCCGGAAAGCCGGAGTCACCATTCCCATCATTCCAGGTATCAAACCGTTCAAGAAGATATCTCAAATCAGTATGATACCCAAGACATTCAAAGTGGACTTGCCCGAAGAACTGACATGCGAAGCAATGAAATGCAAAACGGATGAAGAAGCCAAACAAGTAGGCATCGAATGGTGTGTTAAGCAATGTAAGGAATTAGTGGAACATGGAGTACCCAGTATTCACTTCTACTCCATCGGTGCAGTGGACAGTATAAAAGAAGTTGCAAAGCTGGTATACTAA
- a CDS encoding fimbrillin family protein, translated as MNKTTIKKNRLILLSLCLIHLFAACVNKIDSETPSGTVPITFTTKVSKTNTRVTNTAFEKGDKVGLYAMLSSTSIAKERYINNLLLECGEDAKLIPEKTVFYPVGDAMLDFISYSPYQSAEIAANSSIIPVSVQSDQSNAKKRSLSDFLIATQVKIASSEKAVELKFHHKLVKFNITLTPKGDENVEALLKANPRIIATGFYNKADYDLSTEEFTIHKEEDADIIPYGTWSIKEGKLIGKEIIIIPQEINPDTQSFVMDWNGQLYTCPMPELTMTGSTQCNLDIAAMQTTSHVLTGIASSIEDWTIVEGKETDNSGKTTAIHIAALSFTQSNVYRVYNSGKPIVEICKEYLKSDDIDSQAITIYPIGVDEQSDLNNGTVLQLLDDDRDINGGQISWNTENNSFTYTQGTSGTIDKFYLDETGKVTLAKPDKSSDVNVIRYTIRDIRNGALKEHPIIKIGTQYWMRKDLCETTYRTGTPLTKRVELGTGAGYFKPDKFEIYFYNGEAILAGDLAPEGWKIPNSKDWEGLKNYTSNEASLIKAGEWQGLKEDDHVYPASNLTDFGAYPIGMWYEQAHAQVYKMTGYWTLEDNGKTIPEQTIFLTGSDEHFISNGTLVTNKTFYKALSIRCIKE; from the coding sequence ATGAACAAAACAACTATCAAGAAAAACAGACTGATCCTATTATCACTCTGCCTCATCCACTTATTTGCCGCTTGCGTCAATAAAATTGACTCAGAAACACCTTCTGGAACAGTACCAATCACATTTACCACAAAAGTCAGTAAAACCAATACGCGAGTAACCAATACGGCCTTTGAAAAAGGAGATAAAGTGGGATTGTACGCAATGCTGTCTTCTACTTCCATTGCAAAAGAACGATACATTAACAATTTGCTGTTAGAATGCGGAGAAGACGCTAAACTTATCCCCGAAAAAACTGTTTTCTACCCAGTGGGAGATGCAATGCTAGACTTCATCAGCTATTCTCCATATCAGTCGGCAGAGATAGCGGCCAACTCTTCCATCATCCCAGTTTCCGTACAGTCCGATCAAAGCAATGCCAAAAAGCGATCTCTATCTGACTTTCTAATTGCCACACAAGTAAAGATAGCAAGCAGCGAAAAGGCCGTTGAACTGAAGTTCCATCATAAATTGGTGAAATTCAACATCACACTCACACCGAAAGGAGATGAAAACGTTGAAGCTTTATTAAAAGCCAATCCACGCATCATTGCCACAGGATTCTACAATAAAGCCGACTACGATCTAAGCACAGAAGAATTTACAATTCATAAAGAAGAAGACGCGGATATCATTCCTTACGGAACATGGAGTATAAAAGAGGGGAAATTAATAGGAAAAGAGATTATTATTATCCCGCAAGAAATTAATCCCGATACGCAATCATTCGTTATGGATTGGAATGGACAACTATACACATGCCCAATGCCGGAATTAACAATGACCGGAAGCACACAATGCAACCTGGACATCGCTGCCATGCAGACCACCAGTCATGTGCTGACAGGGATAGCCAGCAGTATAGAAGACTGGACAATCGTAGAAGGTAAGGAAACAGACAATAGCGGCAAGACGACAGCCATACACATTGCCGCCCTGTCTTTCACCCAATCAAATGTTTATAGAGTATACAACAGCGGAAAACCTATCGTGGAAATCTGCAAAGAGTATCTTAAATCAGATGATATCGATTCACAAGCAATCACGATTTATCCTATCGGCGTAGATGAACAAAGTGATTTGAACAACGGGACAGTACTCCAACTGTTGGATGATGACAGAGATATCAATGGAGGACAAATAAGTTGGAACACAGAGAATAATTCTTTCACGTACACTCAGGGAACCTCAGGAACAATCGATAAATTCTATTTGGATGAAACAGGAAAAGTAACACTGGCAAAGCCCGACAAATCATCGGATGTTAATGTAATCCGGTACACGATTCGAGATATCAGAAACGGAGCACTGAAAGAACACCCAATAATAAAGATAGGGACACAATATTGGATGCGGAAAGATCTGTGCGAAACTACATATAGAACTGGGACTCCCCTTACAAAACGAGTTGAATTGGGCACCGGGGCAGGCTACTTCAAACCAGACAAATTTGAAATATACTTCTACAACGGAGAAGCTATACTGGCCGGTGACTTAGCACCGGAAGGATGGAAAATACCCAACAGCAAAGACTGGGAAGGCTTGAAGAATTATACAAGTAATGAAGCGTCACTGATTAAGGCAGGAGAATGGCAAGGATTAAAAGAAGATGACCATGTATATCCTGCTTCCAACCTGACCGATTTCGGTGCATATCCGATAGGCATGTGGTACGAACAAGCACATGCACAAGTCTATAAAATGACCGGATATTGGACTCTTGAAGATAACGGCAAGACCATACCCGAGCAAACCATATTCCTTACTGGAAGTGATGAACATTTTATTTCAAATGGAACTTTAGTAACCAATAAAACATTCTATAAAGCCCTTTCCATTCGTTGTATAAAAGAATAG
- the metA gene encoding homoserine O-acetyltransferase MetA: MPLNLPDKLPAIELLKEENIFVIDNSRATQQDIRPLRIVILNLMPLKITTETDLVRLLSNTPLQVEISFMKIKSHTSKNTPVEHMQTFYTDFEKMRGEKYDGMIITGAPVEQLDFEEVTYWDEIMEIFDWARTHVTSTLYICWAAQAGLYHHYGVPKYALDKKMFGIFEHRPLDPLHAIFRGFDDMFYVPHSRHTEVRKEDILKVPELTLLSESEDAGVHLVVARGGREFFVTGHSEYSPLTLDTEYRRDVDKGLPIEIPRNYYVDNDPDKGVMVRWRAHANLLFSNWLNYFVYQETPYNINDIK, translated from the coding sequence ATGCCATTAAATTTACCTGATAAGCTGCCGGCGATAGAGTTGCTGAAAGAAGAGAACATATTTGTTATTGACAACTCCCGCGCCACGCAACAGGACATCCGTCCGTTGCGCATCGTTATCCTGAACTTGATGCCTTTGAAGATTACCACGGAAACAGATCTTGTGCGTTTACTCTCCAATACACCGCTTCAAGTGGAAATCTCGTTCATGAAAATCAAGAGTCATACATCAAAGAATACACCTGTAGAGCATATGCAGACGTTCTATACTGACTTTGAAAAGATGCGTGGCGAGAAGTACGACGGTATGATTATCACCGGTGCCCCTGTAGAACAACTGGATTTCGAAGAGGTGACTTACTGGGATGAAATAATGGAAATATTCGATTGGGCACGTACGCACGTCACTTCCACACTTTATATATGCTGGGCTGCACAGGCCGGACTTTATCATCATTATGGAGTACCCAAGTATGCGTTGGATAAGAAAATGTTCGGCATATTCGAGCATCGTCCTTTAGATCCGTTACACGCTATTTTCCGTGGTTTCGATGATATGTTCTATGTGCCCCATAGTCGTCATACGGAAGTAAGGAAAGAAGATATCTTGAAAGTACCGGAACTTACTTTACTTTCGGAATCGGAAGATGCAGGCGTACACCTGGTAGTAGCACGTGGTGGACGTGAGTTCTTTGTTACCGGACATTCGGAATACTCTCCACTGACGCTGGATACGGAATATCGCAGGGATGTGGATAAAGGTCTACCCATCGAAATACCTCGTAATTATTATGTGGATAATGATCCGGACAAAGGTGTGATGGTACGTTGGCGTGCCCATGCCAATCTGCTGTTCTCTAATTGGTTGAACTATTTCGTTTATCAGGAAACTCCGTACAATATTAATGATATAAAGTAG
- a CDS encoding peptidase U32 family protein — MIKQRKIELLAPAKNMECGIEAINHGADAVYIGAPKFGARAAAGNSLEDIAALVAHAHLYNARIYVTVNTILKEEELAETEKMIWDLYRAGVDALIVQDMGITRLNLPPIPLHASTQMDNRTPEKVRFLAEAGFRQVVLARELSLQEISHIHKACPEVSLEVFVHGALCVSYSGQCYVSQACFGRSANRGECAQFCRLPFSLVDADGKVIVRDKHLLSLKDLNQSDILEELLDAGATSLKIEGRLKDVSYVKNVTAAYRQKLDAIFTRRKEYARASSGTCNYTFRPQLDKSFSRGFTHYFLHGRSEEIFSFDTPKSLGEEMGTMKEQRGNYLTVAGLKSFNNGDGVCYIDEQGRLQGFRINRVDGNKLYPAGEMPRIRPRTVLYRNYDQEFEKLLARKSSERKISVSLLLADTAFGFALTVTDEDDNSVTLSFPYQKEPARTPQADNLRTQLSKLGNTPFEAGILADNRSSETNSAIEIRFSDNWFLPASIVADWRRQAVDKLVTVRRINYRQEVAVWKPTTHAFPLPGTSSKTTASATSLTYLGNVMNTRAASFYTDHGIAAVAPAYEKQSVPGAVLMFCKHCLRYSMGWCPTYQKGRSPYREPYCLQGTDGKRFRLEFDCKNCQMKVYAE, encoded by the coding sequence ATGATAAAGCAACGGAAGATAGAGTTACTGGCCCCTGCCAAAAACATGGAATGTGGCATTGAAGCTATTAACCACGGTGCGGATGCAGTGTATATCGGTGCGCCTAAGTTTGGCGCACGTGCAGCAGCCGGCAATTCGTTGGAAGATATAGCTGCTTTGGTGGCTCATGCCCATTTATATAATGCCCGGATTTATGTGACTGTCAATACCATCTTAAAAGAAGAAGAACTGGCCGAGACGGAGAAAATGATTTGGGACTTGTATCGTGCGGGAGTAGATGCCCTCATTGTGCAAGACATGGGAATCACTCGCTTAAACCTGCCACCTATTCCCTTGCATGCCAGTACCCAAATGGATAACCGCACACCGGAGAAAGTACGTTTCCTTGCAGAAGCCGGTTTCCGGCAAGTAGTATTGGCACGTGAGCTTTCCCTTCAGGAAATCAGCCATATTCATAAAGCTTGTCCGGAAGTGTCGTTGGAAGTATTTGTACATGGGGCACTTTGCGTTAGTTATAGCGGGCAATGTTATGTCAGCCAGGCTTGTTTCGGACGTAGTGCCAATCGGGGAGAATGTGCGCAATTCTGTCGTTTGCCTTTCAGTCTGGTGGATGCCGATGGAAAAGTAATTGTACGTGATAAGCATTTGCTATCTCTCAAAGATTTGAATCAGAGTGATATTCTGGAAGAGTTACTTGATGCGGGTGCTACTTCGCTCAAGATAGAAGGCCGTCTGAAAGACGTTTCTTACGTAAAGAATGTTACGGCTGCTTACCGCCAAAAGCTGGATGCTATCTTTACACGCCGTAAAGAATATGCCCGGGCCTCTTCCGGTACTTGCAATTATACATTCCGTCCCCAGTTAGATAAAAGTTTTAGTCGTGGATTTACACATTACTTCCTGCACGGACGCAGTGAGGAAATCTTCTCTTTTGATACTCCGAAATCCCTCGGTGAAGAGATGGGAACCATGAAGGAACAACGTGGAAACTACCTCACAGTAGCTGGATTGAAATCATTCAACAACGGTGACGGTGTTTGTTATATCGATGAGCAAGGACGCCTGCAAGGCTTCCGTATCAACCGTGTAGATGGAAATAAACTCTATCCGGCAGGTGAGATGCCTCGTATTCGTCCGCGTACTGTGCTTTACCGTAACTATGACCAGGAGTTTGAGAAGTTGCTGGCACGTAAGTCTTCCGAACGAAAGATTTCCGTTTCCTTGCTTTTGGCAGATACTGCCTTCGGCTTTGCTCTGACTGTCACGGATGAGGATGATAATAGCGTTACACTTTCTTTCCCTTATCAGAAAGAACCTGCCCGTACCCCGCAGGCAGATAATCTGCGTACTCAACTCAGCAAATTGGGAAATACTCCTTTTGAAGCCGGAATATTAGCGGATAATCGTTCGTCTGAAACAAATTCCGCCATAGAAATCCGTTTTTCAGATAACTGGTTTCTTCCCGCTTCCATAGTAGCCGATTGGCGTCGTCAAGCCGTAGACAAGCTGGTTACCGTTCGCCGTATTAATTATCGGCAGGAAGTGGCAGTCTGGAAACCTACAACTCATGCTTTCCCTTTGCCGGGAACTTCTTCTAAGACAACAGCTTCTGCTACTTCATTAACGTACCTCGGTAATGTAATGAATACCCGTGCCGCCTCTTTCTATACCGATCACGGTATCGCTGCTGTAGCTCCGGCTTATGAGAAACAATCTGTACCGGGTGCTGTTTTAATGTTCTGCAAGCATTGTTTGCGTTATAGTATGGGTTGGTGCCCTACTTATCAGAAGGGACGTTCACCTTATCGGGAACCTTATTGTTTGCAAGGAACTGATGGTAAGCGCTTCCGCTTGGAATTTGATTGTAAGAATTGTCAGATGAAAGTATATGCGGAATAA